The proteins below are encoded in one region of Alphaproteobacteria bacterium:
- a CDS encoding membrane dipeptidase: MYPAGCPTPPWHFFQPEQLEDLVAVLQARGYSDADLCAILGDNWLRLATEVWK, from the coding sequence ATGTACCCGGCAGGCTGCCCCACGCCGCCCTGGCATTTCTTTCAGCCCGAGCAGTTGGAGGATTTGGTGGCGGTTTTGCAAGCGCGGGGCTACAGCGATGCCGATCTCTGCGCTATCCTGGGCGACAACTGGCTACGCCTGGCGACCGAGGTCTGGAAGTAG